A stretch of Desulfobacter hydrogenophilus DNA encodes these proteins:
- a CDS encoding 4Fe-4S dicluster domain-containing protein: MAKGKSVTHVINRDWCKGCGICVHFCPKQVLELDSDEKAVAARPEDCIACKLCEIRCPDLAIEIQIEKEGE, translated from the coding sequence ATGGCAAAAGGAAAATCCGTCACACACGTTATTAACAGAGACTGGTGCAAGGGGTGCGGTATTTGCGTTCACTTCTGCCCCAAACAGGTTCTGGAACTGGACAGCGATGAAAAAGCTGTGGCAGCCCGCCCCGAAGACTGCATTGCATGCAAGCTTTGCGAAATTCGGTGCCCTGATCTGGCAATTGAAATTCAAATTGAAAAAGAAGGGGAATAA